Proteins from a genomic interval of Clostridium scatologenes:
- a CDS encoding flavodoxin, translating to MKNVVIIYWSGTGNTEAMATGVMDGAKSENVNVRLLNVGEAKVEDVLKADAVALGCPSMGSEQLEESEMEPFIESISDAIEGKDTALFGSYGWGNGEWMTDWQERMESYGARVIEDGFIINNEPDEDGIKKCKELGELLARA from the coding sequence TTGAAAAATGTAGTAATTATTTATTGGAGTGGGACAGGCAATACAGAAGCTATGGCAACAGGTGTTATGGATGGTGCAAAATCAGAAAATGTAAATGTAAGATTACTTAATGTGGGAGAAGCAAAGGTAGAAGATGTTTTAAAAGCAGATGCAGTAGCTCTTGGATGCCCATCTATGGGATCAGAACAACTTGAAGAATCTGAAATGGAACCATTTATTGAATCAATTTCCGATGCAATTGAGGGTAAAGATACTGCATTATTTGGCTCATATGGATGGGGTAATGGTGAATGGATGACTGACTGGCAAGAAAGAATGGAATCCTATGGAGCAAGGGTTATAGAAGATGGTTTTATAATTAATAATGAACCAGATGAAGATGGTATTAAAAAATGCAAGGAGCTTGGTGAACTTTTAGCAAGGGCTTAA
- a CDS encoding DUF3793 family protein yields MGKEELKKFFIVTNNYDDLEYLFSVIVCSAGPTIKKYKASSLITFGKNNRNLNSIWGKYKNEVKETLDIDYFELKKDAESTIVLFFNKEKVEFNVRESKNVEFLKRFGYNENMSVEQSLTLLSKRFEHMCPHEIGIFLGYPVEDVTAFIDCPNAECKMIGYWKVYHDIKKAKAIFNKYDEIKYTIMKLMIKGIKPTELLRS; encoded by the coding sequence ATGGGTAAAGAAGAGTTGAAAAAATTTTTTATTGTTACAAATAATTATGATGATTTGGAATATTTATTTTCAGTAATAGTATGTAGTGCAGGACCAACTATAAAAAAATATAAAGCATCTTCTTTAATTACTTTTGGTAAGAATAATAGAAACTTAAACAGTATATGGGGAAAATATAAAAATGAAGTTAAGGAAACATTAGATATTGATTATTTTGAATTGAAAAAGGATGCAGAAAGTACAATAGTGTTGTTTTTTAATAAAGAAAAGGTTGAATTTAATGTAAGAGAAAGCAAAAATGTAGAGTTTTTAAAAAGATTTGGATACAACGAAAATATGAGTGTTGAACAGAGCTTAACTCTTCTAAGTAAAAGATTTGAACATATGTGTCCTCATGAAATTGGAATTTTTTTAGGATATCCAGTAGAAGATGTAACAGCTTTTATTGATTGTCCTAATGCAGAATGTAAAATGATAGGATATTGGAAAGTATATCATGACATTAAAAAGGCTAAAGCTATTTTTAATAAATATGATGAAATAAAATATACTATCATGAAGCTAATGATAAAAGGTATTAAACCAACAGAATTATTAAGAAGTTAA
- a CDS encoding FeoA family protein: MPLILAGKGNEMNIIKIIGNDETKRFLNSLGFVVGETVKIISEIGGNIIINIKDSRVALDKSMASRIIV, from the coding sequence ATGCCATTAATATTAGCAGGTAAAGGAAATGAAATGAATATTATAAAGATAATTGGAAATGATGAGACAAAAAGATTTTTAAATAGTCTAGGTTTTGTAGTTGGAGAAACTGTTAAAATTATTTCGGAAATTGGTGGAAATATAATAATAAATATTAAAGACAGCAGAGTTGCATTAGATAAAAGCATGGCAAGTCGAATAATAGTTTAG
- a CDS encoding FeoA family protein — protein MSTLKEIKCGQTIKVKKIDGVGAVRRRIMDMGITRGCEIYVRKVAPLGDPIELTIRGYELSIRKADAEMILVE, from the coding sequence ATGAGCACATTAAAAGAAATAAAGTGTGGGCAAACCATTAAGGTTAAGAAAATTGATGGAGTAGGAGCTGTTCGTAGACGTATTATGGATATGGGCATTACAAGAGGTTGTGAAATTTATGTACGCAAGGTAGCCCCACTTGGAGATCCTATAGAATTAACTATTCGTGGATATGAATTATCGATTCGTAAAGCCGATGCAGAAATGATTCTTGTAGAGTAA
- the feoB gene encoding ferrous iron transport protein B — MTIKIGLAGNPNCGKTTMFNELTGSSQYVGNWPGVTVEKKGGKLKGNKDVEIVDLPGIYSLSPYTLEEVVTRNFMINDKPDAVINIVDASNIERNLYLTTQILELGIPTVVALNMMDVVEKNGDKIDIDKLSKMLGCPVVETSALKGNGVSAAAKKAIEIAKSKNKPDFELNFSKEAKSAFQEIEKIIVKSIPHEGIETSWLTIKLFERDENIIKKLNISKNILDEIEIIIQKYEAELDDDSESIVTGDRYAFIGDVISKSVKKNRKGSETTSDKIDKIVTNRFLALPIFAAIMFGVYYIAISKVGTPMTDWVNDTLFGDIIQGNVSNWLASAQVADWLQGLIIKGIIGGVGSVLGFVPQIMVLFLLLSILEDCGYMARVAFIMDRVFRKFGLSGKSFIPMLISSGCGVPGVMATRTMENDRDRKMTIMLTTFIPCSAKLPIIALIAGALFGGASWVAPAAYFLGIIMIIICGIILKKTKLFSGEPSPFVMELPQYHIPSAKGVLMHMWDRGKAFIVKAGTIIFVSCGVIWFLQSFNWSLAMVDAGESMLASIGTVIAPIFKPLGFGNWQSAVATVTGLVAKENVVGTFGVLYGISDAASDTPALVTNVAAMFTVASAFAFVVFNMLCAPCFAAIGAIRREMGSWKWTWITLGFQTFTAYITALVINQVGSFIIGKGTLSGAIISIIVAIAVVAIAITTGKSARNKEIKTQVSYTR, encoded by the coding sequence ATGACAATTAAAATAGGACTTGCTGGTAATCCCAACTGTGGAAAGACTACTATGTTTAATGAACTTACAGGTTCATCACAGTATGTTGGTAACTGGCCTGGAGTAACAGTTGAAAAAAAAGGTGGTAAGCTAAAAGGAAATAAAGATGTTGAAATTGTAGATTTGCCAGGTATTTATTCTTTATCGCCATATACTTTAGAAGAAGTAGTAACACGTAATTTTATGATAAATGATAAGCCAGATGCAGTAATTAATATAGTAGATGCATCAAATATCGAAAGAAATTTATACTTAACAACTCAAATTTTAGAACTTGGAATTCCAACGGTTGTAGCACTTAATATGATGGATGTTGTAGAAAAAAATGGAGATAAAATTGATATAGATAAGTTATCAAAAATGCTTGGATGTCCGGTTGTTGAAACATCTGCTCTTAAAGGAAATGGTGTTTCGGCTGCTGCGAAAAAAGCAATTGAAATTGCAAAGAGTAAGAATAAACCAGATTTTGAATTAAATTTCTCCAAGGAAGCAAAAAGTGCTTTTCAAGAAATAGAAAAAATTATTGTAAAAAGCATTCCACATGAAGGGATTGAAACTTCTTGGCTCACCATCAAACTTTTTGAACGTGATGAGAACATAATTAAAAAGTTAAATATCTCAAAAAATATATTAGATGAAATAGAAATTATAATACAAAAATATGAAGCTGAACTTGATGATGATAGTGAAAGTATTGTTACAGGAGATAGGTATGCTTTTATAGGAGATGTGATTTCAAAATCCGTTAAGAAGAATAGAAAAGGAAGTGAAACAACTTCAGATAAGATAGACAAAATTGTTACAAATCGTTTTCTAGCATTACCAATTTTTGCAGCTATTATGTTTGGAGTATATTACATAGCAATCAGCAAAGTTGGAACTCCAATGACTGATTGGGTAAATGATACACTATTTGGAGATATTATTCAAGGAAATGTTTCAAATTGGTTAGCAAGTGCACAAGTTGCTGATTGGTTACAAGGATTAATAATAAAAGGAATAATTGGTGGAGTTGGATCAGTGCTTGGGTTTGTTCCACAAATAATGGTTTTATTCTTACTATTATCAATTTTAGAAGATTGTGGATATATGGCGAGAGTAGCTTTTATTATGGATAGAGTTTTTCGTAAGTTTGGACTTTCAGGTAAATCTTTTATACCAATGCTAATTAGTTCAGGATGCGGTGTTCCAGGCGTTATGGCAACTCGTACTATGGAAAATGATAGGGATAGAAAAATGACAATTATGCTAACTACATTTATTCCATGCAGTGCTAAATTACCAATTATTGCATTAATTGCAGGAGCACTTTTTGGTGGAGCCTCTTGGGTAGCACCAGCAGCTTATTTTTTAGGAATAATAATGATTATCATTTGCGGAATTATATTAAAGAAAACTAAATTATTTTCTGGAGAACCATCACCATTTGTTATGGAGCTTCCACAATATCACATTCCAAGTGCAAAGGGAGTTTTAATGCATATGTGGGATAGGGGAAAAGCATTTATTGTTAAAGCAGGTACAATAATCTTTGTTTCTTGTGGTGTGATATGGTTTTTACAATCCTTTAACTGGTCACTTGCTATGGTGGATGCAGGAGAAAGTATGCTTGCAAGTATTGGAACTGTAATAGCTCCTATTTTTAAGCCTCTTGGATTTGGTAATTGGCAGTCAGCTGTTGCTACAGTTACTGGCTTAGTTGCTAAGGAAAATGTTGTTGGAACCTTTGGAGTTTTATATGGTATATCTGATGCAGCATCAGATACTCCAGCACTTGTAACAAATGTTGCAGCCATGTTTACAGTTGCCAGCGCTTTTGCTTTCGTAGTATTTAATATGCTTTGCGCTCCTTGCTTTGCAGCAATTGGTGCAATAAGACGTGAAATGGGTTCATGGAAATGGACATGGATTACTTTAGGATTTCAAACTTTTACAGCTTATATAACTGCACTTGTTATAAATCAAGTTGGTAGCTTCATTATAGGAAAAGGAACTTTAAGTGGTGCTATAATTTCAATAATAGTAGCAATTGCAGTAGTTGCAATAGCTATAACTACAGGAAAAAGCGCTAGAAACAAAGAAATTAAAACACAGGTAAGCTATACAAGATAA
- a CDS encoding FeoB-associated Cys-rich membrane protein, with the protein MIATILIAGIIFALMVLVIVKQVKKSKNGESGCGCGCSNCSSSSVCHGKK; encoded by the coding sequence ATGATAGCAACAATTTTAATAGCAGGTATTATATTTGCATTAATGGTTTTAGTTATAGTAAAGCAAGTTAAAAAATCAAAAAATGGCGAGAGCGGCTGTGGTTGTGGCTGCAGCAATTGCTCTTCATCTAGTGTATGCCACGGGAAGAAATAA
- a CDS encoding AEC family transporter — translation MEINTVITQIISLFLVALVGFYGGKKNIIDENFSNGLSKLLVEITTPFLVISSFSISYGPDVANNVIKAFIYSFAIFLLTPLLVKPLLIKVDKSKRNVLEFAMVFSNCGFMGFPVAQSVFGNEGVVYAAIFNMIFNIFVWTYGVMLFNNKSDIKGLKESLKNPGVVSSVIGLLIMIFSIKIPPLLLNTTKMVGGLTTPISMLIIGSLLSRSELKKIIKDKSMYYGSMIKLILLPLILYCMSILFKENSMVLKTFILMQAMPAGALTTIFAENFNKNKEYSAFIVSFSSLLSVVTIPLVIKFFL, via the coding sequence ATGGAAATAAACACAGTAATAACTCAAATAATATCTTTATTTTTAGTTGCCTTGGTAGGTTTCTATGGTGGAAAGAAAAATATTATAGACGAAAATTTCTCAAATGGTTTATCCAAGCTATTAGTAGAAATAACAACCCCTTTTCTTGTTATTTCATCTTTTAGTATATCTTATGGACCTGATGTTGCAAACAATGTTATAAAAGCTTTTATCTACAGCTTTGCAATATTTTTACTAACTCCACTGCTAGTAAAACCCTTGCTTATAAAGGTCGATAAGAGTAAAAGAAATGTTCTTGAATTTGCAATGGTCTTTTCCAATTGCGGCTTTATGGGATTTCCTGTAGCTCAAAGTGTTTTTGGAAATGAAGGAGTAGTATATGCTGCCATTTTCAATATGATATTCAATATTTTTGTATGGACCTATGGAGTAATGTTATTCAATAATAAAAGTGATATTAAAGGCTTGAAGGAATCACTTAAAAACCCTGGAGTGGTATCTTCAGTAATAGGACTTCTAATTATGATATTTTCAATAAAAATACCTCCTCTATTGTTAAATACCACAAAAATGGTTGGAGGACTTACAACACCAATATCTATGCTTATAATAGGAAGCTTATTATCTAGAAGTGAACTTAAAAAGATTATTAAGGATAAAAGCATGTATTATGGTTCAATGATAAAACTCATACTATTGCCATTAATATTATACTGTATGTCCATATTATTTAAAGAAAATTCCATGGTTTTAAAAACTTTTATATTAATGCAAGCTATGCCTGCAGGTGCGTTAACTACAATTTTTGCAGAAAACTTCAATAAAAATAAAGAGTATTCTGCTTTTATAGTATCATTTTCATCACTTTTATCTGTAGTTACCATACCTTTAGTAATTAAATTTTTTCTTTAA
- a CDS encoding FtsX-like permease family protein: MTLHNIAVKNIKGNLNKFIMYYLSNTFVVIVFFIFANFLLSPKASSLKNMGQAGAIMTETVYLCEFVILIFTVVFTNYSISSFLKSREKEFGLLSMFGLTKSQVRNYVMFENLIVSLFSISTGIILGTLFSKLFFMSISAILILNAEIPLTISIKAVILTSVCFLILFQITCLKSSYKIKSNNIIELLKGSRVAKPVPKFSNKKAILSIILIVFGYILAVFSGQAIVLTMFPILIVVVTGTYMLYSQFSLYVTSKLKNNNKIFYKGINMITLSQIIYKLSDNTKILFAVSILSAVTLTASASVYSFQKTVQKQTILDYPQDISFIEKGLNTHNVISPKEVEKVFKSYGNAIEYKNKIILIKATNNDLSSNEHLNFKQLINKKDFYIISNTDYNTLASEQKKPSIKLNNGEVIVHYHNVIATKDKELFADKNYLKLNTQSTSINLKLKNEINGGIINQDSKNSNTAVISDSDFNKLKADIKDDNIQVYYGYTIKNGLKAVNSVSKIKSEVPKEMKSSFSERVLSFSKMMEVMSTFFFIGTFIAVLFFIATCSIIYFKLFNEIQNDKHEFTALKKLGMSVDEIKKIVSTQCFIMFFLPFAVSFIHTTFAIKALSNILQTSLSLYLMIIVGIYFLLQTIYFCFSRSMYVRQINSWQ; the protein is encoded by the coding sequence ATGACATTGCATAATATCGCTGTTAAAAATATAAAGGGAAATTTAAATAAATTTATAATGTACTATTTAAGTAATACCTTTGTAGTTATAGTATTTTTCATATTTGCAAATTTTCTTTTAAGTCCTAAGGCTTCCAGTTTAAAAAACATGGGGCAAGCTGGAGCAATTATGACAGAAACGGTTTATCTTTGTGAGTTTGTAATACTCATATTCACAGTTGTATTTACTAACTATTCTATATCAAGTTTTTTAAAATCCAGAGAAAAAGAATTTGGACTTTTATCAATGTTTGGACTGACAAAAAGCCAAGTAAGAAATTATGTTATGTTTGAAAACTTAATTGTTTCTTTATTCTCTATAAGCACAGGAATTATACTTGGTACTCTTTTTTCTAAGTTATTTTTTATGTCAATTTCAGCTATTTTGATTTTAAATGCTGAAATTCCACTTACCATATCAATTAAAGCAGTAATATTAACTTCAGTGTGTTTTTTAATATTGTTTCAAATAACCTGTTTAAAATCAAGCTATAAGATAAAAAGCAATAATATAATAGAACTTTTAAAAGGTTCTCGAGTTGCAAAGCCAGTGCCTAAGTTTTCTAATAAAAAGGCAATTTTATCTATAATATTAATTGTTTTTGGATACATTTTAGCAGTTTTTTCAGGTCAAGCTATTGTACTCACTATGTTCCCTATTTTAATTGTAGTAGTAACTGGCACATATATGCTATACTCTCAATTCAGCCTATATGTTACAAGTAAACTTAAAAATAATAATAAAATCTTTTATAAAGGTATCAATATGATAACTTTATCTCAAATAATATATAAACTTAGTGACAATACCAAAATACTATTTGCTGTTTCAATACTTTCAGCTGTAACTTTAACAGCTTCTGCAAGTGTATACTCATTTCAAAAAACTGTACAAAAACAAACTATATTAGACTATCCACAGGACATAAGTTTTATTGAAAAGGGATTAAATACACACAATGTAATATCTCCTAAAGAAGTAGAAAAAGTTTTTAAATCTTATGGAAATGCAATAGAATATAAAAATAAAATTATCCTTATAAAAGCAACTAATAATGATTTATCTTCAAATGAACATTTAAATTTTAAACAACTGATTAATAAAAAGGATTTCTACATTATATCCAATACTGATTATAACACTTTAGCAAGTGAGCAGAAGAAACCATCTATTAAATTAAATAATGGTGAAGTAATTGTTCACTATCATAATGTAATTGCAACTAAGGATAAGGAATTATTTGCTGATAAAAATTATTTAAAATTAAATACTCAAAGCACCTCCATAAACTTAAAGCTTAAAAATGAAATAAATGGTGGAATAATTAATCAGGATAGCAAAAACTCCAATACTGCAGTAATAAGTGATAGTGACTTTAATAAACTTAAAGCTGATATTAAGGATGATAATATTCAAGTTTATTATGGTTATACTATAAAAAATGGACTTAAAGCAGTAAACTCAGTATCAAAGATAAAAAGCGAAGTTCCAAAAGAAATGAAAAGCAGTTTTTCTGAAAGAGTATTAAGTTTTTCTAAAATGATGGAAGTTATGTCTACATTTTTCTTTATAGGAACCTTTATTGCAGTATTATTTTTCATAGCAACCTGCAGCATAATATATTTTAAGCTATTTAATGAAATTCAAAATGATAAGCATGAATTTACAGCTCTTAAAAAACTGGGAATGTCTGTAGATGAAATAAAAAAAATAGTAAGTACTCAATGCTTTATAATGTTTTTTCTCCCTTTTGCAGTATCCTTTATTCATACTACTTTTGCAATAAAGGCATTAAGCAATATATTACAAACAAGCCTCAGCCTTTATTTAATGATTATAGTAGGAATTTATTTTCTGCTTCAGACAATTTACTTTTGCTTTTCAAGATCAATGTATGTAAGACAAATAAACAGCTGGCAGTAG